Below is a genomic region from Deinococcus misasensis DSM 22328.
GAGTGCTTGAGTGGTCCAGCATCTTTCCACCCCAGAAATTCACTTCAGGGTGTAGGTCAGGGCACCCGAGGGACAGCGGTCAATGGCTTCCTGAATCTGCTGTGCCGTGCCTCCCTCCAACTGGATCCATGGGCGTTCTTTGGGTTTGAACACCGACCCCAACCCCCGGGCGCAGTTTCCAGAGTGCACACAAAGTTCGCTGTTCCAGTGCACGATCAAGCTTTCGTTTTGGTAGTCACGCTGGGCCATGAAACCCTCCTCTGGGTCAGATGCCAAAAATGGAGCGGTGCTGCGGATTGACGGCCGACAGGTGCTCGGGGTGTTTCTGGATGTATCCCACCACAAAAGGACACATGGGGATCACCCACTTTCCGGCCTGCTGGGTT
It encodes:
- a CDS encoding (4Fe-4S)-binding protein encodes the protein MAQRDYQNESLIVHWNSELCVHSGNCARGLGSVFKPKERPWIQLEGGTAQQIQEAIDRCPSGALTYTLK